The proteins below are encoded in one region of Alistipes communis:
- the gltX gene encoding glutamate--tRNA ligase, protein MTRPVRVRFAPSPTGPLHIGGVRTALYNYLFARRHGGKMILRIEDTDSQRFVPGAEAYIIESLEWCGIHIDEGVGQGGPHAPYRQSERREIYLKYALQLVDAGWAYYAFDTADELNALRAQYEERGETFAYNASVRERLATSLALPADEVRARIERGDQWVVRFKMPADETVRMHDLIRGDVEVNTSTLDDKVLYKSADALPTYHLANIVDDHLMEITHVIRGEEWLPSLPLHYLLYRAFGWEATQPEFAHLPLLLKPTGGGKLSKRDGDKMGFPVFPLFWQSPTGETAHGYREDGYFPEAFINMLALLGWNPGTEQELFSMQELINAFSLERVSKSGARFQPDKAKWFNAQYMHRKSDAELAALYQPILRAHGIEVTDEVAGRAAGIMKERATFITDLWELTSFFFVAPTQYEEKQARKYWKGENPDRLREVREVLASIDDFSLENTERIVHAWIEQKGYPMGQIMNTLRLALVGAGKGPGMYDVTSFIGKEETLRRIDALLANLKPVE, encoded by the coding sequence ATGACAAGACCTGTACGGGTGCGTTTCGCCCCCAGCCCCACGGGCCCGCTCCATATCGGCGGCGTCCGCACGGCACTCTACAACTATCTGTTCGCACGCCGCCACGGCGGCAAGATGATCCTCCGCATCGAGGATACCGACTCGCAGCGCTTCGTCCCAGGTGCCGAAGCCTACATCATCGAGTCACTCGAATGGTGCGGCATCCATATCGACGAGGGCGTCGGGCAAGGCGGCCCCCACGCCCCCTACCGCCAGAGCGAACGGCGCGAAATCTACCTGAAATACGCCCTGCAACTCGTCGACGCGGGCTGGGCCTACTACGCCTTCGACACGGCCGACGAGCTGAACGCCCTGCGCGCGCAGTACGAGGAACGCGGCGAGACCTTCGCCTACAACGCCTCGGTACGCGAACGGCTCGCCACGTCGCTCGCCCTGCCGGCCGACGAGGTGCGGGCGCGCATCGAGCGCGGCGACCAGTGGGTCGTCCGCTTCAAGATGCCGGCCGACGAGACGGTGCGGATGCACGACCTGATCCGCGGCGACGTGGAGGTCAACACCTCGACGCTCGACGACAAGGTGCTCTACAAGTCGGCCGACGCACTGCCGACCTACCATCTGGCCAACATCGTGGACGATCACCTGATGGAGATCACCCACGTCATCCGCGGCGAGGAGTGGCTCCCCTCGCTGCCGCTGCACTACCTGCTCTACCGCGCTTTCGGCTGGGAGGCCACGCAGCCCGAATTCGCCCACCTGCCGCTGCTGCTCAAACCCACGGGCGGCGGCAAGCTCTCGAAGCGCGACGGCGACAAGATGGGCTTCCCCGTCTTCCCGCTCTTCTGGCAGTCGCCCACGGGCGAGACGGCGCACGGCTACCGCGAAGACGGCTACTTCCCCGAGGCGTTCATCAACATGCTGGCGCTGCTGGGCTGGAACCCGGGCACGGAGCAGGAGCTCTTCTCGATGCAGGAGCTCATCAACGCCTTCTCGTTGGAGCGTGTGTCGAAATCGGGCGCGCGCTTCCAGCCCGACAAGGCCAAATGGTTCAACGCCCAGTACATGCACCGCAAGAGCGACGCCGAACTGGCCGCACTCTACCAGCCGATCCTGCGCGCGCACGGCATCGAGGTGACGGACGAGGTGGCGGGCCGCGCGGCAGGGATCATGAAGGAGCGCGCGACCTTCATCACCGATCTGTGGGAGCTGACCTCGTTCTTCTTCGTCGCTCCGACCCAGTACGAGGAGAAGCAGGCGCGCAAATACTGGAAGGGCGAAAACCCCGACCGCCTGCGCGAGGTGCGCGAGGTGCTGGCCTCGATCGACGACTTCTCGTTGGAGAACACCGAGCGGATCGTCCACGCATGGATCGAGCAGAAGGGCTACCCCATGGGACAGATCATGAACACGCTGCGGCTGGCGCTCGTGGGCGCAGGCAAGGGGCCGGGCATGTACGACGTCACGTCGTTCATCGGCAAGGAAGAGACGCTGCGACGCATCGACGCCCTGCTGGCGAACCTCAAACCGGTCGAATAG
- a CDS encoding SIMPL domain-containing protein: MNREHIKYAIIGIAIILSAYLLGRAYTYKYRSQDTVVVTGLGETEFESDLIVWSGVLTAEAAEAADGYRRIEQSKRKVSDYLAAKGIDAKQVVWNFVNVDKTYQTVYSANGNYAGQRFTGYSLRQEFSIESTDVDLVENVSREISALIAQGVSIEARQPDYYYTKLDDVKLSLIERASADARARAEKIAQNAGTGIGAVASARMGVFQITGANANEEFSAGGSFNTASRHKKARITMRIEYRIK; this comes from the coding sequence ATTCTGAGCGCCTATCTGCTGGGACGCGCCTACACCTACAAGTACCGCTCGCAGGACACGGTGGTCGTAACCGGTCTGGGCGAAACGGAGTTCGAGTCGGATCTGATCGTATGGAGCGGCGTGCTGACGGCCGAGGCCGCAGAGGCGGCCGACGGCTACCGCCGGATCGAACAGAGCAAGCGCAAGGTCAGCGACTACCTCGCAGCGAAGGGGATCGACGCGAAGCAGGTCGTATGGAACTTCGTCAACGTCGACAAGACCTACCAAACCGTATACAGCGCCAACGGCAACTATGCCGGACAACGTTTCACGGGGTACTCGCTGCGGCAGGAGTTCAGCATCGAATCGACGGACGTCGATCTGGTGGAGAACGTCTCGCGCGAAATCTCGGCGCTCATCGCGCAGGGCGTATCGATCGAGGCGCGCCAGCCCGACTACTACTATACGAAACTCGACGACGTGAAGCTGTCGCTCATCGAACGCGCTTCGGCCGACGCACGGGCGCGTGCCGAGAAGATCGCGCAGAACGCCGGAACGGGCATCGGCGCCGTAGCCTCGGCGCGCATGGGCGTCTTCCAGATCACGGGCGCCAACGCCAACGAGGAGTTCTCGGCCGGCGGATCGTTCAACACCGCGAGCCGTCACAAGAAGGCCCGCATCACGATGCGCATCGAGTATCGGATCAAATAG
- a CDS encoding aldose epimerase family protein, producing the protein MEIEQYLWGASAEGEGILLYTLRCAGGREVRLSNAGAAVTGIFAAGADGRPEALTPVFETPEALLADYADRGKTLCANRYGFGQRIWQSRVETDRIVMELPAGDDGLPALAVLFDLDDDGQFAVTHLARGATAAPFTMTTQLFWQGDWRPTLRTQEGPATDDGRFYPVEGWRRNILGEAARLDDPAAGRTIEILTSQPEIRIVRHDGQLALLCGDSRPAPLDDETLYCQKDVYRF; encoded by the coding sequence GTGGAGATCGAACAATATCTGTGGGGCGCTTCGGCCGAAGGCGAAGGCATCCTGCTCTATACGCTGCGCTGCGCCGGCGGACGGGAGGTACGCCTCTCCAACGCCGGCGCCGCCGTGACGGGAATCTTCGCCGCAGGGGCGGACGGGAGGCCCGAAGCATTGACGCCCGTCTTCGAAACGCCCGAAGCGCTGCTGGCCGACTACGCCGACCGCGGCAAGACGCTCTGCGCAAACCGCTACGGCTTCGGGCAGCGCATCTGGCAGAGCCGCGTGGAGACCGACCGCATCGTCATGGAGCTTCCCGCCGGCGACGACGGACTACCGGCGCTGGCCGTCTTGTTCGACCTGGACGACGACGGACAGTTCGCCGTGACGCATCTGGCACGCGGGGCGACGGCGGCACCCTTCACGATGACCACGCAACTCTTCTGGCAGGGAGACTGGCGGCCGACGCTCCGCACGCAGGAGGGGCCCGCAACGGACGACGGACGTTTCTATCCCGTCGAGGGGTGGCGGCGGAACATTCTGGGCGAAGCGGCACGCCTCGACGATCCCGCAGCGGGCCGCACGATCGAGATCCTCACGTCGCAGCCCGAAATCCGCATCGTCCGGCACGACGGACAGCTCGCCCTGCTGTGCGGCGACAGCCGTCCCGCACCGCTCGACGACGAAACCCTCTACTGCCAAAAAGACGTCTACCGGTTCTGA